Proteins encoded by one window of Sphingosinicella sp. BN140058:
- a CDS encoding MATE family efflux transporter, with protein MLQDRSSKRAPWRAEVRATLALAWPLILTNVAQALIHATDVILLGWAGSRTLAAGTLGVNVYNAFLIFGMGLMTAASPMLARELGRRRHSVRDVRRTVRQAMWAAFAIAIPVWVILWNSGAILVAIGQEPALAAGAQSFVRAMQWGLLPYLFFLVLRSFIAALERPIWSFVVGLAAVAFNAVANYGLIFGHFGLPKLGLQGAGIGSACANTLMFAGLAAVILLHPRFRRYRLFGRFWRSDWERFREIWRLGLPIAVTLGLEITIFNAAVFLMGLIGADSIAAHAIAIQIASLTFMVPMGLAQAVTVRVGLAYGRSDRDGVTVAGWTAFALGVGFMSLTALAMLAIPGQLVALFLNASDPASVRVIPLAVSFLFVAAIFQVVDGAQVVAAGMLRGLHDTKVPMAYAAFGYWVIGLAVAVGLAFGLGWGGIGIWTGLATGLASVALLMVTRWIRRERLGLVT; from the coding sequence ATGCTGCAGGATCGGTCCTCGAAACGCGCCCCGTGGCGCGCCGAAGTGCGCGCCACGCTGGCGCTCGCCTGGCCGCTGATCCTCACTAACGTCGCCCAGGCGCTGATCCATGCGACCGACGTGATCCTGCTCGGCTGGGCCGGATCGCGTACGCTCGCGGCCGGAACGCTGGGCGTGAATGTCTACAACGCCTTCCTGATCTTCGGCATGGGGTTGATGACGGCGGCCTCGCCGATGCTGGCGCGGGAACTCGGCAGACGGCGCCACAGCGTCCGCGACGTGCGCCGGACGGTGCGACAGGCGATGTGGGCGGCCTTTGCGATTGCAATCCCGGTCTGGGTCATTCTCTGGAACAGCGGCGCGATCCTGGTCGCGATCGGACAGGAGCCGGCGCTCGCCGCAGGTGCGCAGAGTTTCGTCAGGGCGATGCAGTGGGGCCTGCTGCCCTATCTGTTCTTTCTGGTGCTAAGATCCTTCATTGCCGCGCTGGAGCGGCCCATCTGGTCTTTCGTCGTCGGGCTGGCCGCAGTGGCGTTCAACGCGGTCGCGAATTACGGACTGATCTTCGGCCATTTCGGTTTGCCGAAGCTCGGCCTGCAAGGGGCCGGCATCGGCAGCGCCTGTGCCAACACGTTGATGTTCGCCGGCCTTGCGGCGGTGATCCTTCTTCATCCGCGCTTCCGCCGTTACCGGTTGTTCGGTCGCTTCTGGCGGTCGGACTGGGAACGGTTCCGCGAGATCTGGCGGCTGGGTCTGCCGATCGCCGTCACGCTGGGGCTCGAGATCACGATCTTCAACGCCGCCGTGTTCCTGATGGGCCTGATCGGGGCGGACTCGATCGCTGCGCACGCCATCGCCATCCAGATCGCGTCGCTGACCTTCATGGTCCCGATGGGCCTCGCGCAGGCCGTGACAGTACGCGTCGGATTGGCCTACGGCCGGAGCGATCGGGACGGGGTGACCGTGGCCGGCTGGACAGCGTTTGCACTTGGGGTCGGTTTCATGAGCCTGACCGCGCTTGCCATGCTCGCCATCCCCGGCCAACTCGTTGCCTTGTTCCTGAACGCGTCCGATCCAGCGAGTGTACGGGTCATCCCGCTCGCCGTCTCCTTCCTGTTCGTTGCGGCTATCTTTCAGGTGGTGGACGGCGCCCAGGTCGTTGCGGCAGGCATGCTGCGCGGCCTCCACGACACCAAGGTCCCGATGGCCTATGCGGCGTTCGGCTATTGGGTGATCGGTCTTGCTGTCGCGGTCGGTCTCGCCTTCGGTCTCGGCTGGGGCGGGATCGGCATCTGGACCGGCCTCGCCACGGGTCTGGCTTCGGT
- a CDS encoding DUF167 domain-containing protein: MKPYTVERDAIRLAVRFTPRARKDALAGIIDAGAGRAALAIRLTAPPVDGAANQALIAFLASALGLPKSAVTIATGDKARLKIVRLAGVTVPDVERLLI, encoded by the coding sequence ATGAAACCCTATACGGTGGAGCGTGACGCGATCCGCCTGGCGGTCCGCTTTACCCCGCGGGCGCGCAAGGACGCTTTGGCCGGCATCATCGACGCAGGGGCCGGACGCGCAGCCCTGGCGATCCGGCTGACCGCGCCGCCGGTCGACGGCGCGGCCAATCAGGCGTTGATCGCGTTTCTTGCGTCGGCACTCGGTCTGCCGAAATCCGCTGTGACGATTGCGACCGGCGACAAGGCACGGCTCAAGATCGTACGTCTTGCGGGGGTTACGGTGCCGGACGTCGAGCGGCTGCTGATCTGA
- a CDS encoding HU family DNA-binding protein: MNKQELIGQVADTTGLSRGDASRAVEGVFDAITNALKRGDEVRLVGFGTFSCSTRKASTGRNPRTGEPMQIAESTQPKFKAGKGLKDSVSR, from the coding sequence ATGAACAAGCAGGAGTTGATCGGTCAGGTGGCCGACACCACCGGGCTTAGCCGGGGCGATGCGAGCAGGGCCGTCGAAGGTGTGTTCGACGCGATCACCAATGCGCTGAAGCGCGGCGACGAAGTCCGGCTGGTTGGATTTGGCACCTTTTCCTGTTCGACGCGCAAGGCGTCTACGGGGCGCAATCCCCGTACCGGAGAACCGATGCAGATTGCCGAGTCGACCCAACCCAAGTTCAAGGCCGGCAAGGGCCTCAAGGATTCGGTCAGCCGCTGA
- a CDS encoding LLM class flavin-dependent oxidoreductase, whose protein sequence is MTPLSILDLAPIAEGADAGQALRNALELAQTGERLGFRRFWMAEHHSMPGIASAATSVALAFVGAGTSSIRLGAGGVMLPNHAPLVIAEQFGTLEALYPGRIDLGLGRAPGTDRAAAMAMRRNLASDENQFPRDVVELMDYFVADPQRKVRAIPGEGLAIPVWILGSSLFGAQLAAMLGLPYAFASHFAPAAMMEAIRVYRERFQPSAQLDRPYVMLGFNAFAADTDEEAELLATSVMQAFVNLRSGRPTKLPPPLPSYGETLPPAARAMLGDVLSCSAIGGRATVKQAIEQFIARTGADELMITSQIWDHRARIRSYEIVADAMMPGGLARAA, encoded by the coding sequence ATGACCCCCCTCTCCATTCTCGATCTCGCGCCGATCGCCGAAGGCGCCGATGCCGGACAGGCGCTGCGCAACGCACTCGAACTCGCCCAAACGGGCGAGCGGCTCGGCTTCCGCCGCTTTTGGATGGCGGAGCACCATTCGATGCCGGGCATTGCCAGTGCGGCGACGTCGGTCGCGCTTGCCTTCGTCGGCGCCGGCACCAGCTCGATCCGGCTCGGCGCCGGCGGCGTGATGCTCCCCAACCATGCGCCGCTGGTGATCGCCGAACAGTTCGGCACGCTCGAGGCGCTCTATCCGGGGCGGATCGATCTCGGCCTTGGCCGCGCTCCGGGAACGGACCGGGCCGCCGCCATGGCGATGCGGCGCAATCTCGCCTCCGACGAGAACCAGTTCCCGCGCGATGTCGTCGAGCTGATGGACTATTTCGTTGCCGATCCGCAGCGCAAGGTCCGCGCGATCCCCGGCGAAGGTCTTGCCATACCGGTCTGGATCCTTGGGTCGAGCCTGTTCGGCGCCCAGCTCGCGGCGATGCTCGGCCTGCCTTATGCCTTTGCCTCGCACTTCGCGCCGGCCGCGATGATGGAGGCGATCCGTGTCTATCGCGAGCGCTTCCAGCCCTCCGCGCAGCTTGACCGGCCTTATGTGATGCTCGGCTTCAATGCGTTCGCCGCCGACACCGACGAGGAAGCGGAACTGCTCGCCACCTCGGTCATGCAGGCATTCGTCAACCTGCGGTCCGGTCGGCCGACCAAATTGCCGCCGCCGCTGCCCAGCTATGGCGAGACGCTGCCGCCAGCGGCAAGAGCGATGCTGGGCGACGTGCTGTCCTGCTCGGCGATCGGAGGGCGTGCGACGGTCAAGCAGGCGATAGAGCAGTTCATCGCCCGTACCGGCGCCGACGAATTGATGATCACGTCCCAGATTTGGGATCACCGCGCGCGGATACGATCCTACGAGATCGTGGCAGACGCCATGATGCCGGGTGGGCTTGCCCGCGCCGCTTAG
- a CDS encoding MmcQ/YjbR family DNA-binding protein, producing the protein MTGEDVLKALRAWGLGFPGAHSKSPWPGHDDLAVNDKTFAYLAADGEPFSLSVKLPYTHSVALDLRFAKPTGYGLGKSGWVTMTPGDEEMPSLDQLKDWIDESYRAQAPKRLVRELDARTS; encoded by the coding sequence ATGACGGGCGAAGACGTGTTGAAGGCACTGCGCGCATGGGGTCTCGGCTTCCCCGGCGCCCATTCCAAATCTCCTTGGCCGGGCCATGACGATCTCGCCGTCAACGACAAGACCTTCGCCTATCTGGCCGCGGACGGGGAACCGTTCAGCCTTTCTGTCAAACTGCCCTACACCCACTCGGTCGCGCTCGATCTGCGCTTTGCAAAGCCGACCGGCTACGGCCTCGGCAAGAGCGGATGGGTGACCATGACGCCGGGCGATGAGGAGATGCCCAGCCTGGACCAGCTCAAGGACTGGATCGACGAAAGCTATCGTGCTCAGGCGCCGAAACGGCTTGTCAGGGAGCTGGACGCCCGTACCTCCTAA